From Zingiber officinale cultivar Zhangliang chromosome 5B, Zo_v1.1, whole genome shotgun sequence, the proteins below share one genomic window:
- the LOC121986845 gene encoding rac-like GTP-binding protein 2 gives MLTFLVYEHQWMPELRQYAPNVPIVLVGTKLDLRDDKAYLADHPGATTITPAQREGLRKQTGAAAYIECTSKTQQNVKAVFDTAIKVVLQPPRTKETAKKKTKRSSGCLMANLICGASNSIVMLKTVTACAS, from the exons CATTTTTGGTTTATGAACACCAGTGGATGCCAGAACTACGCCAGTATGCGCCTAATGTTCCTATAGTTTTGGTTGGAACAAAAT tagaTCTCCGTGATGACAAAGCTTATCTTGCTGATCATCCTGGTGCAACAACAATAACTCCAGCACAA AGGGAAGGACTGAGGAAACAAACTGGTGCTGCAGCATATATTGAATGTACCTCCAAAACCCAACAG AATGTCAAAGCTGTATTTGATACTGCAATCAAGGTGGTTCTTCAACCCCCACGAACGAAGGAGACAGCCAAGAAAAAAACCAAAAGAAGCTCTGGTTGTCTAATGGC AAATCTCATATGTGGAGCTTCAAACTCTATCGTCATGCTGAAAACTGTGACGGCTTGTGCAAGTTAG